One Chlamydiales bacterium genomic window, AAGTAAAAGATGGCTTAGCTTTGGTGAAAAAAAGCAGATAAAATATCTATCTTGTTTGTTGAATGGTGGAATATTTTATTGCTAACCTGTGGAGACATGAAAGATCACAAAACACTCATCATCCGCACTGTGATTAAACCTGATCTCATGGCTACAACTCTACGAACAAGAGGATGGCTTGTTGCTCTTGGAGCTCTTGCAATTCTATTTGGAGGAACGATACTACCTCTATCTGTTTTAAAAGTCTGGGGAATTCCCATTTTTTTTGGTAGCTTAACTCTTATCGGATTTGGATGGCTTCCTTATCGTCAATTGCAATATCTCACAACTAAACCTAATGAAATTCATGATGATGGCAACAATTTTTTTTTCATAAAAAAAGGGAAACCTTTCTTAAAAATTCCGAAAAAAAGTATCGCAAGAATTGAATACATGAAAAAAAAACACTTATACGGACTAGGAATCTGGTTAAAAAATCCAGTGGCTGAAAAAATCCAAGTTTTCGAGACGCACTCTCATTTCAACAAATTTTTAAAAGAATCAGCTGCTGTATTTCCAGAATGTGATATTTTTCTTCCTTATTTCACCCAATCTGGAATTAAACACCTGCTTGGATTAAATCATGCATCTTGATGACACCGATCACCTCTTTCTTTTCAACAACAGGAAGGACCATAATAGGATGATTCTGATCGTGTTCCATAAGTTGCATTGCATCCCAAGCAAGAGCATCTGCATCGATTGATCTTGGCGTATTCGTCATTAGATCCCCAATTTTTTCCTGCAAGACTTTCTCTCCTTTAGCTTGAAGAGCACGCCTTAAATCTCCATCAGTAAAAATCCCTTTCAGTTCTTTTTGCTCATCAATCACGATTAGACAACCACAACGCTTTTCTGAAAAATCAATCAAAACCTCCTGCAATGCATCTTCAGCATAACATAAAGGGGTATTCTCTTTATTGATCATCATTTGACGTACTTTAATTGAAGCACGTCTCCCAATCTGTCCTCCTGGATGATTAGCAGCATATTGATCTATCGTAAACCCTTTCATTTCCATTAAAGCCACTGCTAAGACATCTCCAAACAAAAGCTGCACTTCAGTAGAAATGGTGGGAGCAAGATCAAAAGGACACAGTTCGTTTGAACATGGAAGAATCACAGAGAGATGTACTCCTTTTTGAAGACGACTATGAGGATTAGAGGTCACTGCAGCTAAACGTGCACCACGATTACGTACAAAAGGGAGGAGTTGCAATAATTCATGAGTTTCACCGCTCTTACTAAGGATAATGACTAAATCGTGTTTTGAAACCATACCTAAATCGCCATGAATCGCATCTATAGGTGACAAAAAAGTGGCTTGAGTCCCTGTCGACATCATTGTTGCTGCTATTTTTTGTGCGATAAAGCCACTTTTTCCAATGCCAGTGAAAAATACCAGTCCCTTACAAAGAAAAATCTCCTGTAATAGCTTTTCACAAGAAGCAATCTCTACTTCAGAAAAAAATGTTTCAATATACTGTTGTTGCTGAGAAAAAAGTTTCTTTAACATCATACTCTCTTAATTCTATCTCTAAACTCTCTTGAAGTCATGGAAAAAATCATCTAGAATGATGAGAATATGAGTAAAAAACATCGTATCACAGTAGCAGAGGGGGATGGAATTGGCCCTGAAATCATGGAGGCAACACTTAATATCCTTGAAGCCTCCGGAGCAGAAATTGAGATTGAAAAAATCTCAGTCGGAGAAAAAGTCTATCTTGGTGGTCATTCTCTTGGGATAGAGGAGAGTGCTTGGGAGACATTAATCCGTAATCGTGTCTTTCTCAAGGCACCAATCACAACTCCTCAGGGAGGAGGTTATCGCAGTCTCAATGTGGCAATCCGTACGACGCTAGGACTCTATGCAAATATCCGCCCATGTGTCTCCTATCACCCATTGATTGAAACAAAACACCCTAAAATGAATGTGGTGATTATTAGAGAAAATGAAGAAGACCTTTATGTAGGAATTGAATATCGCCAAACTCCAGACATGTATCAAGCGTTGAAATTAATTAGTCAACCTGGGAGCGAAAGGATTATTCGCTATGCTTTCGAATATGCTCGGCTTTACAAACGTAAAAAAGTCACTGCATTCACAAAAGATAATATTTTAAAGATGAGTGATGGGCTTTTTCATCGTCTTTTTGATGAAATTGCTCAAGAATACCCTGATATTGAGCATGAACACTGGATTATCGATATTGGAAGTGCAAAACTTGCAGATACTCCTGAAAATTTTGATGTCATTGTGATGGCTAATCTCTATGGAGATATTGTATCCGATATAGCTGCTCAAATTACCCGTTCAGTTGGACTAGTAGGTACAGCTAACATTGGGGAAAAGGGGGCCATGTTTGAAGCAATTCATGG contains:
- a CDS encoding KpsF/GutQ family sugar-phosphate isomerase; amino-acid sequence: MMLKKLFSQQQQYIETFFSEVEIASCEKLLQEIFLCKGLVFFTGIGKSGFIAQKIAATMMSTGTQATFLSPIDAIHGDLGMVSKHDLVIILSKSGETHELLQLLPFVRNRGARLAAVTSNPHSRLQKGVHLSVILPCSNELCPFDLAPTISTEVQLLFGDVLAVALMEMKGFTIDQYAANHPGGQIGRRASIKVRQMMINKENTPLCYAEDALQEVLIDFSEKRCGCLIVIDEQKELKGIFTDGDLRRALQAKGEKVLQEKIGDLMTNTPRSIDADALAWDAMQLMEHDQNHPIMVLPVVEKKEVIGVIKMHDLIQAGV
- a CDS encoding NADP-dependent isocitrate dehydrogenase, which gives rise to MSKKHRITVAEGDGIGPEIMEATLNILEASGAEIEIEKISVGEKVYLGGHSLGIEESAWETLIRNRVFLKAPITTPQGGGYRSLNVAIRTTLGLYANIRPCVSYHPLIETKHPKMNVVIIRENEEDLYVGIEYRQTPDMYQALKLISQPGSERIIRYAFEYARLYKRKKVTAFTKDNILKMSDGLFHRLFDEIAQEYPDIEHEHWIIDIGSAKLADTPENFDVIVMANLYGDIVSDIAAQITRSVGLVGTANIGEKGAMFEAIHGSAPRLAGQNSANPTGLILASVLMLVHIHQPKIAANIHNAWLKTIEEGLHTRDICKKGTPIGTKEFAKAVMKRLGKKPDTMQAIEYLSVKDQTFTHPQKTASLRIERKLIGVDIYLYFDGSIESLLKRIKKVEAPSMRLLAITNRGVQIWPAKKMGVFCVDHWRCRFESHNNTAIEIQSISSLLNSFAHEKLETIKTENLYMFNGLRAYSAI